The genome window CTCGAGATGGTTCGGTTGTTTCGCGCGCGGAACACGCATACGCCAATCGTCCTGATGGGATATTACAATCCAATCTATTCGCGCGGGGTCGACAGGTTCCTCGACGACGCACGGGAGGCTGGCATCGATGGCCTCATCGTCGTCGACCTGCCTCCCGAAGAGGATGAGGAGCTCTGCCTGCCCGCGATGGCGAAGGGGATCGACTTCATCCGCCTGGCCACCCCCACGACAGATGACGAGCGTTTGCCGGTGGTGCTGAGAAATACCGGCGGCTTCGTCTATTACGTCTCGATCACCGGCATCACCGGTGCCGCGGCCCCCGAGCCCGATGACGTCGCCCCCGAGGTCGCGCGCATCAAGACCAAGACCGACCTGCCCGTCATCGTGGGCTTCGGCATCCGTACCCCCGAAGCGGCGGAGGCCATCGCGGCAATCGCCGACGGCTGCGTCGTCGGATCGGCCATCGTGGCCGAGCAGGCGCAGGGCAAACCCGTGGAGGAAGTCCTGTCCTTCGTGCGCGGACTGGCGGAAGGCGCGCATCGGGCGTGATGTCGCGATCCCGAGAATATCGTCGCGTTCCAAGCGGATCACGCTAGAGTTACCTTGTCCCGCACGGCACGGGGCTGGTTCACGTGGCGCGAGGATACCGGTATGTCCGAACGGAAGACACAGATCGTCATCGTGGGCGGCGGCGCGGCGGGCCTTGCGCTGGCCCGCAAGCTCGGCAACAGGTACGGACGCTCCAGGCACGACATCATCCTCATCGACCGCAACCGCTCGCATATCTGGAAGCCACTCCTTCACGAGGTGGCGTCCGGATCGCTCGACCCGAATCTCGAGGATGTGGGCTATGGCGGGCATGCCGCGATCTGGGGCTACCGCTATTTCAACGGAAGCCTTGAGAAGATCGACCGCGAGAGGCGGACGGTCACGACCGCACCGTTGAAGGACGAGGATGGCGCGGTGATCGTCGACCGGCACGAGCTGCGCTACGATTACCTCGTCCTCGCCATGGGCGGCGTTTCGAACGATTTCGGGATCGAGGGCGTGCGAGAGCACGCGATGTTCCTCGAAGATCGCAAGCAGGCCGACCGCTTTCGACAGGTCCTGCTCAATGCATGTCTGCAACTCAACGCCAAGCGGCGCGACGACCCCGGGGCACGGCTGTCGATCTGCATAGTGGGCGGTGGCGCGACTGGCGTCGAGCTTTCGGCGGAACTCGTGAATTGCGCACGGTCCCTTAGGGATTACGGGCTCGAGGTATTCGACCACGACGCACTCAAGATCCACCTGCTGGAAGCAGGGCCCCGGCTTCTACCTGCGCTCGATGAGAAGGTCGCACGCAATGTCCGTGGCGAGCTCGAGGGGCTCGGAATCGATGTGCGTACCGACGCGATGGTCGAGCGGGTCGAAAGCGGACGGCTGCACGTCAAGGACGGCGGGATCATCGACGCGCGCATGATCCTGTGGGCGACGGGCGTCCGCGGCGACAATTCCGTCGAGCGGATGAGCGATCTGGAACTCACCAAGCTCGATCTTTTCGTCACGCGGCCGACCTTGCAGACGACGCTCGACGACCGCATCTTCGCGATCGGCGATTGCGCATCGTGTCACCTTCCGGGGATGGACCGACCCGTGCCGCCCCGCGCCCAATCGGCAGGCCAGATGGCCGATTGCGTCTTCGACAATCTCGACCGGCTCCAGAAGGGAAAGGAGGCGCGCGATTTCGTCTATCGCGATCGTGGCGCGCTGGTCTCGCTCAGCCGTTTCGCGACGGTCGGAAACATCAATACCGGTCCGTCGGGCGGCAAGCTGGCGCTTGAAGGGCGCATCGCGAGGGCCGCGTACATGTCGCTGTACCGGCTGCACCTACTTGCAATTCATGGCTGGCTCCGAGGCAGCGTGCAGATCGTCGCGGCCAAGATCAACAAGGTCGTGCGCCCGACGGTCAAGCTGCACTAGAGCCTCGCCCGCCCGTTTGCGCGGGCCTGAAAGCTCGGCTAGACCTCCAGACGCAACCGTCGCACCGGGAGGATCGAGCAGATGGCGCATATTACCGAGATCGAGGATCTGAAGCGGATCTATCGCCGCCGCGTCCCCAAGATGTTCTATGATTACTGCGAAAGCGGGTCATGGACCGAGCAGACCTTCCGCGACAATTGCACCGATTTCGACCTTCTGCGCCTGCGGCAGCGGGTTGCCGTGAACATGGACGATCGCAAGACCTCGTCCACGATGATCGGTCAGGAGGTCGCGATGCCCGTGGCGCTGGCACCCGTCGGAATGACGGGCATGCAGCATGCCGACGGCGAGATCCTGGCCGCGCAGGCCGCAGAGGAATTCGGCGTGCCGTTCACGCTCTCGACCATGTCGATCTGCTCGATCGAGGACGTGGCCAAGCACACGAAGAAGCCCTTCTGGTTCCAGCTCTACGTCATGCGCGACGAGGAATTCCTGGAGAACATCATCGAACGCGCACGGATCGCCGGATGCTCGGCCATGGTCCTGACGCTCGACCTGCAAGTGCTGGGACAACGTCACAAGGATATCAAGAACGGCCTTTCCGCCCCGCCGAAGCTCACCCCCAAGACCATCGCCAATCTCGCGACCAAATGGGGCTGGGGAATGGAGATGCTGCAGACGAAGCGACGCAATTTCGGCAATATCGTTGGCCATGCCAAGGGCGTAAAGGACGTGAGTTCGCTGGGGTCATGGACGGCCGAGCAGTTCGACCCGACGCTCGACTGGGAAAAGGTGAAGCGCATCAAGGAAAAGTGGGGCGGCAAGCTGATCCTGAAGGGAATTCTCGATCCCGACGACGCCCGGCGCGCGATGGATATCGGGGCGGACGCGATCATCGTCAGCAATCACGGCGGCCGGCAACTCGACGGTGCGCTGAGCTCGATCCGGACGCTGCCCGAGATCGTCGAGGCCGTGGGCGGGCAGACCGAAATTCACCTCGACAGCGGAATTCGCTCTGGCCAGGACGTGCTCAAAGCCATCGCGATGGGCGCGGACGCCACCCATATCGGTCGCGCTTTCATCTACGGGCTGGGTGCGCGCGGCAAGAAGGGCGTGACGGAGGCACTGGGCGTCATCCACAAGGAACTCGACACCACCATGGCACTCTGCGGGCGTCGAGATATCCGCGATGTCGACCGCGACATCCTGCTGGTGGACGACGCGTTCCACCGTTATCGCCGCAACATCTGACCCGGTAGGAGCCCTTTCCATGCCCACTCGCCCCGCCGCCGCGCCGAAGTCGGGTATCGGCGACGATGCGATCTTCGAGCTCCGCTGGGAGCGTGCGAAGGACGATCTGCATGCGCCTCTGTCGCGCCTCTACGGCAAGGTCGTTCCCGTCGACAATCTGATGGATCGCGTCCGCATGCTTCTCAGAAGGCAATGGATGGCACGCCCCGCCGATCTGCGACTGCTCGACCTCAAGCGCGACATAGATCCGGACTGGTTCCAGAGTTCTCGGATGGCGGGCTACGTGTTCTATGCGGATCGCTTCGGGGGCACCCTGAAGGGCGTGGGCGACAGGATCCCCTATCTGCGCGATCTGGGCGTGACCTATGCCCATTTCATGCCCTGTCTCATGCCGCGTCCGGGCGATAGCGACGGTGGCTACGCGGTCATGGACTATACCCGCATCGACCCAAAGCTCGGGACGATGGCCGATTTCAAGCGGTTGACGAAGAAGATGCGCGCTGCGGGCATCAGCCCCTGCATCGACATGGTCCTGAACCATACCGCGCGCGAACACGATTGGGCCGAACGCGCACGCGCGGGAGATTCGTTCTACCAGGAGTTCTACCGACTCTACGACGAACCGGAGATCCCGCTCGCCTTCGAGAAGACTCTGCTCGAGGTCTTTCCCGAACAGGCCCCCGGAAACTTCACCTACGACGAGACGATGGGAAAGTGGGTCTGGACCACGTTCAACACGTTCCAGTGGGATCTGAACTGGGAGAACCCCGAGGTCTTTCTCGCCATTCTGGAAGTGATCCTGACGCTCGCCAATGCAGGGGCCGAAGTTCTGCGGCTCGACGCGGTCGCCTTCATGTGGAAGCGGATGGGAACGGTCTGCCAGAACGAGCCCGAGGTCCACGACATCCTGCAAGCGCTCAATCAGGCGGCATCCGTCGCCGCGGCCGCCACAATCTTCAAGGCCGAAGCGATCGTGGGGCCGGATCAGCTCGTCCCCTATCTCGGCACGGGGCGGCACACGGGCAAGGTCTGCAACCTCGCCTATCACAACAGCCTCATGGTGCAGTTCTGGTCGGCGCTTGCCAGCCGCGAGACGCATCTAATGACCGATGTGCTCAAGCGCCATTTTCCCGATCGCTTCGTCGGTGCGGAATGGGCGACCTATATCCGGTGCCACGACGATATCGGATGGGCCATTACCGAGGAGGACGCCGAGCGCCACGGCGTGACCGGACCCGGCCATCGGAAATTTCTGTCCGATTTCTATGCCGGGCGATTCGAGAACAGCTTTGCGCGCGGTGCGGATTTTCAGGTCAACGAGGCAACGGGCGACGCGCGCACCAACGGAAGTTTTGCGTCTCTCGCCGGTCTCGAGGACGCGATCGAGAAAAAGGACGCGGACGCGATCTATCGAGCCATCGCCCGCATCACGCTTGGCCATGCGCTGATCGCGGGGTTCGGAGGCATTCCGCTCGTCTACATGGGCGACGAACTGGGGCTCCTGAACGATGCAACATTTCGCAACGATCCCGACCTCGCGGGTGACGGGCGCTGGATGCAGCGCCCACGCATGGATTGGGGGCTGGCCACAGATGCGCCCGAGAGCGACGCGCCGCACGGGCGCATCTATCGCGCGGTCCGACATATCCTTGCGACGCGCGCCGCCTGCCCCGAGCTCGGTGGCAAGACGGCCTCCCAGGTGATCGAGACGGGGCATGGCAGGCTCTTCTGCGTGCTGAGGCCGGGTACCGATGTCGCGACCTGGATCGTTGCGAACATGTCGGAAGAAGAGCAAATCATCGCGCGCGATGCGCTGGGTCTGCCCGCGGGGCCAGTACCGCTCGACGCATTGACCGGTCTGCAACCGCATCTTGCCGGCGATGCCATCGTGGTGCCTGCGTTGACCTGCCTCTGGCTGCGCCACCCTCTCTGGTAGAAGTTCGACAGCGCGTCGAACTAGGTCTTTGCGAACCATGGTGCACGAGCAAAGCGAAGGCAGGCGCGCCCTCTTTTCAAAATGGCACCGATGCCCTATAGGCCCCTATCCCCGCGTGCACACCCTTGGAGGCGGCGGGGCGCGATGACACTCTATTTCTAGGAGATACCCACATGGCAGGCGAAACACCTGACATCATCGCCATGGAACGGACGGGGACAGGCAAGGGGGCCGCCCGTCAGGCCCGGCGCGACATGCTCGTGCCCGGAATCGTCTATGGCGGCGGAGCCGATCCGCTTCCCATCAACCTCCCCTACAACCAGCTCGTGAAAAAGCTGAAGGCAGGCCGATTCCTGTCGACGCTTTTCAACCTCAAGGTCGAGGGGCAGGAAGACGTCCGCGTCATCTGCCGCAGCGTTCAGCGCGACGTGGTCAAGGATCTTCCGACCCATGTCGATTTCATGCGCCTGCGCCGCACGAGCCGCGTTTCCCTCTATATCCCGGTCACGATCACCGGCGAAGAGGAGAGCCCCGGACTGAAGCAGGGCGGCGTCCTCACCATGGTCCGCCCCGAAGTCGAGCTTCGCTGCACCGCCGGCGATATCCCCGAGGAGATCGTCGGTGACATCTCGAAGCTCGAGATCGGCGACACGCTGACCATTTCGATGGTCGATCTGCCGAAGGGCACGCGTCCGACGATCGACCGCGACTTCGTCATCGCGAATATCCAGGCTCCCTCGGGCCTCGCCTCGCAGAAGGATGACGAGGACGAGGACGTCGATGCCGACGAGGTTCCGACGACCGAAATGGGCCCGCCCGACGGCGAGCAGGGCAAGGAAGAGGAGAGCTGAGGCTTTCCAACGACCCGGCGGCGGGGCGCGCTGTGCGACGCCCTGCCGCAACCGAACGACTGAGTTACAGATTCTCGACATTTTCTTGAACTTTTTGTCGTCTACCCGGTTGGGCCGCGAAGCTGCGAGCACCAAAGACAGGCAGTCAGCAACATGTCCGACACACCGCCTCGCGATAGGCAGTCACAGATCAATTTCAGGGACGCCCCGCAGAGGTTCCGCGATCAGCATCCAGACGACAAGTTCGTGGGGGCTTCAGGGGTGCTGTTCGAACAGGCAATGTCGCAGACGCGCATGGCAATCTGCCTTGCGGACCCGAACGCCGACGATCAACCTATCGTCTTCGTCAACCGGGCCTTCACGCATCTGACGGGGTACGAAGAGCACGAGGTGATCGGAAAGAATTGCCGGTTTCTTCAAGGCAACAACACCGATTCTTCGAAAGTCGCCCTTGTCAGCGATGCAATCAAGAAAGAGGAAGTCGTTGTCGTCGAGCTTCTCAACTATCGCAAGGATGGCACGCCTTTCTGGAATGCGCTGCATCTCGGGCCGATCTACGACGAGACAGGAAAGCTGCTTTATTATTTTGGCTCACAATGGGATGTCAGTGACGTCCACGCTGCACGCGCCGACGAGCAGCATGCCAAGGCTCTTGCCCGCGAGCTAAGCCACCGGATCAAAAACATGTTCGCCGTAATCGGCGGCCTCGTTACTGTGACCGGTCGTGCCAAAAATTTCCGCGAGGAAGCGGCCGAGATCAATGACCGGATCAGAGCCCTTGGACGGGCTTTCGAGACCACACTGGACGAGGCTTCCCTCGGCTCCATTGAACTCGGCGATTCGATCAGGTCTGTGCTTGCCCCGTATGATGCCGAAGGAACGCGCATCCGGTTCGAGGGCGAAAATTTTCGCGTAGATCCCAATATCGTATCGACCGTCGGCCTGGCCCTGCACGAGCTCGCGACGAACGCGATCAAGTACGGTGCCCTGAACGGACCCGAAGGTGAGGTTACCGTCAGATGGGCGCGCGACGCCGAGACGGAAGGCCTCGACCTCAACTGGATCGAGACGGGCGGCCCTGCCGTCGTCCAGCCGGAAGAGGAGAAGGGAAGCGGAATGGGCATCATCGACAACCTCCTGTCCTTCGTCGGCGGGAACCTTGAACGGACCTGGGACCCGAAAGGGTTTTCGGCCCGGATCGAGATCCCGTCCTTGCGATAGGTTAGGATGACCATGAACATTTCGGAGAATATCGGTCCAATGCAAATTCTCGTACTCGAAGATGAGCCTCTCATCCTGATGGAACTGGCTCTTGCGCTCGAGGACGAAGGGGCAAAGCCCGTAACAGCCACGAATGCGAAGGCAGCGCTGGAGGCGATCGCCTCACACGATATCTCTGCCGCCATTCTGGACGTGAACTTGGGCCGTGGATCCACCTGCGAATGCGTGGCCGAACGACTTGCCGAGCGGCAGATCCCCTTCTTGCTCCATTCGGGCGATTTGGTGAGACAGGGTGAGCTTATCGAGCGGATCGAAGCGGAGGTGATTCCCAAACCCGCTTCCTCCAATCGTGTCGCCGGCCGAGCTGTCGCCTTGGCGAAAGAAAAGAAACCGGCCTGATCCAGAAAGCTGCATGATCTCCGAAAGGAAGACCTGATGCGTTTGTTCGTGGGACTCGGTAATCCCGGCGCCAAATATTCGCAGAACCGGCATAACATCGGCTTCATGGCAATCGACCGCATCGCCGAGGATCACGGGTTCGCGCCTTTCAGGTCGAAATTCCAGGGAAGCCTCTCCGAGGGACGGCTCGGGACCGAAAAGGTCCTTTTGCTCAAACCCGAGACGTTCATGAACCTGTCCGGCCAATCGGTCGGAGAAGCGCTTCGCTTTCACAAGATCGACGTTGCTGACATCGTCGTCTTCCATGACGAAATCGATCTCGCTCCGGGCAAGCTGAAGGCCAAAGCAGGCGGTGGCCATGCCGGTCACAACGGTTTGCGGTCGATCCATTCCCATATCGGACCCGATTATGCGCGGATCCGGATGGGCGTGGGTCACCCCGGGCACAAGGACGCAGTTCCGGGTTATGTCCTCCGCGATTTTCCGAAGTCCGACCTCGATTGGCTCGATGACGTGCTGCGCGGTATTTCGGACGGTGCCGATGCCCTTGCCAGGAATGAGACCTCGACGTTCCTGAATGCGGTCGCACAGCGGACGGCACCTTCGCGGAGTTCGACAGGTACGAAGGGCCCGTCATCGCCACATCGACAGCCGGACGCTGAACCGGCAGCGGAACCGGATACGCGCAATCCTCTGCAAAAGCTTGTGGACCGCTTTTCCTGACAGCGTGAAAGGTGGACGATACCAGCCGATGTCCATAATCTGACGCCTATGGAAAAAGATATCTCGATCAACGTGCTCGGCACCGAGCTCAAGACATGCTCGAACGATCCACTGACCGGGTTCTTTCGCGACGGGCATTGCAACACATGCGCGGCCGATCACGGTTCACACACTGTATGCGCCATCGTGACCGCCGAGTTTCTCGCGTTTTCGAAATACCTTGGCAATGATCTGAGTACGCCGCGACCCGAGTTCGATTTTGCGGGTCTCGTAGACGGTGACAGATGGTGTCTTTGCGCCGCACGGTTCCTGCAGGCGGTCGAGGAAGGGTGCGCCCCGAAGATAGACCTCGAGGCTACGCATCTGCGCGCGACCGAAATCGTCGATCTTGAGATCCTGCAGCGCCATGCGATCCGCTAGTTTCGTTGTTTTTTGCCTCTGGGCGACGTCTGTCAGCGCTGCGCCCGAGATCATCGCCGGTGATCTCGATAGGCTCGCGCGCTACGACGAGGCGGCCGGGCGGGCGATCCTGGATGCCTTGGCGCGAGGTGACGCCGAGGATGTCGATGCGCTCTCCGCGGCACTCGCAGATCGCCCCCTCGCTCCGGAACCGGCAGGCGACTGGCGGTGCCGCACGATCAAGGCAGGCGGACGGACGGGCCTTGCCGTTTTCGCACAGTTCGATTGTCGGATCACTTTGATAGGGCCAACCGAATGGCGCTTCGAAAAGCTGACAGGCTCCGAAAGATCACTGGGTACCATCGCTTTCCACGAGGGACAGGCGATCTATCGCGGTGTCGGCTTCTCGGGTGACGCGCCCGCCCTGCCCTATGAAGCTTTCGATACAGATCCGAACCTTACATCGGATACAATTCCGCAAATCGCCGTCTTCGAACAGACCGGACCTGACGAAGCGCGGTTGACCTTTCCGTATCCCAACGGCGACAGCGCATTCGACGTGCTCCACCTGACCCGCTAGTCGATATCGGCTCCGAGAGCCTTCGCGACGGTATAGATGTCCTTGTCGCCGCGACCGCACATGTTCATGCAGATGATGTGATCCTTGGGAAGGTCCGGCGCGATCTTCATCACATGCGCAAGCGCATGGCTGGGCTCAAGCGCAGGGATGATTCCCTCTTTCGCGCAGCAGAGCTGAAATGCATCGAGAGCTTCGCGGTCGGTTATGGCGACATACCGCGCGCGTTTGGTCTCATGCAGCCAGGCGTGCTCAGGTCCGATGCCGGGATAGTCGAGCCCTGCGGAAATACTGAACCCTTCGAGGATCTGTCCGTCATCGTCCTGCAGAAGGTAGGTGCGGTTGCCGTGCAGCACGCCCGGACGTCCGCCGGTCAGCGAGGCGCAATGCTCCATCTTGTCATCGACACCCTTGCCGCCAGCCTCGACTCCAATAATCTCGACATCCTTGTCGTCGAGGAACGGGTAAAAGAGCCCCATCGCGTT of Palleronia sp. LCG004 contains these proteins:
- the trpA gene encoding tryptophan synthase subunit alpha, coding for MGRIAECFERLKSEHRKAFVSYVMAGDPDFDGSLALMQGLPDAGVDIIELGVPFTDPMADGSTIQLAGQRALAGGQTLEKTLEMVRLFRARNTHTPIVLMGYYNPIYSRGVDRFLDDAREAGIDGLIVVDLPPEEDEELCLPAMAKGIDFIRLATPTTDDERLPVVLRNTGGFVYYVSITGITGAAAPEPDDVAPEVARIKTKTDLPVIVGFGIRTPEAAEAIAAIADGCVVGSAIVAEQAQGKPVEEVLSFVRGLAEGAHRA
- a CDS encoding NAD(P)/FAD-dependent oxidoreductase, whose product is MSERKTQIVIVGGGAAGLALARKLGNRYGRSRHDIILIDRNRSHIWKPLLHEVASGSLDPNLEDVGYGGHAAIWGYRYFNGSLEKIDRERRTVTTAPLKDEDGAVIVDRHELRYDYLVLAMGGVSNDFGIEGVREHAMFLEDRKQADRFRQVLLNACLQLNAKRRDDPGARLSICIVGGGATGVELSAELVNCARSLRDYGLEVFDHDALKIHLLEAGPRLLPALDEKVARNVRGELEGLGIDVRTDAMVERVESGRLHVKDGGIIDARMILWATGVRGDNSVERMSDLELTKLDLFVTRPTLQTTLDDRIFAIGDCASCHLPGMDRPVPPRAQSAGQMADCVFDNLDRLQKGKEARDFVYRDRGALVSLSRFATVGNINTGPSGGKLALEGRIARAAYMSLYRLHLLAIHGWLRGSVQIVAAKINKVVRPTVKLH
- a CDS encoding alpha-hydroxy acid oxidase, which translates into the protein MAHITEIEDLKRIYRRRVPKMFYDYCESGSWTEQTFRDNCTDFDLLRLRQRVAVNMDDRKTSSTMIGQEVAMPVALAPVGMTGMQHADGEILAAQAAEEFGVPFTLSTMSICSIEDVAKHTKKPFWFQLYVMRDEEFLENIIERARIAGCSAMVLTLDLQVLGQRHKDIKNGLSAPPKLTPKTIANLATKWGWGMEMLQTKRRNFGNIVGHAKGVKDVSSLGSWTAEQFDPTLDWEKVKRIKEKWGGKLILKGILDPDDARRAMDIGADAIIVSNHGGRQLDGALSSIRTLPEIVEAVGGQTEIHLDSGIRSGQDVLKAIAMGADATHIGRAFIYGLGARGKKGVTEALGVIHKELDTTMALCGRRDIRDVDRDILLVDDAFHRYRRNI
- a CDS encoding alpha-amylase family protein; its protein translation is MPTRPAAAPKSGIGDDAIFELRWERAKDDLHAPLSRLYGKVVPVDNLMDRVRMLLRRQWMARPADLRLLDLKRDIDPDWFQSSRMAGYVFYADRFGGTLKGVGDRIPYLRDLGVTYAHFMPCLMPRPGDSDGGYAVMDYTRIDPKLGTMADFKRLTKKMRAAGISPCIDMVLNHTAREHDWAERARAGDSFYQEFYRLYDEPEIPLAFEKTLLEVFPEQAPGNFTYDETMGKWVWTTFNTFQWDLNWENPEVFLAILEVILTLANAGAEVLRLDAVAFMWKRMGTVCQNEPEVHDILQALNQAASVAAAATIFKAEAIVGPDQLVPYLGTGRHTGKVCNLAYHNSLMVQFWSALASRETHLMTDVLKRHFPDRFVGAEWATYIRCHDDIGWAITEEDAERHGVTGPGHRKFLSDFYAGRFENSFARGADFQVNEATGDARTNGSFASLAGLEDAIEKKDADAIYRAIARITLGHALIAGFGGIPLVYMGDELGLLNDATFRNDPDLAGDGRWMQRPRMDWGLATDAPESDAPHGRIYRAVRHILATRAACPELGGKTASQVIETGHGRLFCVLRPGTDVATWIVANMSEEEQIIARDALGLPAGPVPLDALTGLQPHLAGDAIVVPALTCLWLRHPLW
- a CDS encoding 50S ribosomal protein L25/general stress protein Ctc; protein product: MAGETPDIIAMERTGTGKGAARQARRDMLVPGIVYGGGADPLPINLPYNQLVKKLKAGRFLSTLFNLKVEGQEDVRVICRSVQRDVVKDLPTHVDFMRLRRTSRVSLYIPVTITGEEESPGLKQGGVLTMVRPEVELRCTAGDIPEEIVGDISKLEIGDTLTISMVDLPKGTRPTIDRDFVIANIQAPSGLASQKDDEDEDVDADEVPTTEMGPPDGEQGKEEES
- a CDS encoding PAS domain-containing protein, whose protein sequence is MSDTPPRDRQSQINFRDAPQRFRDQHPDDKFVGASGVLFEQAMSQTRMAICLADPNADDQPIVFVNRAFTHLTGYEEHEVIGKNCRFLQGNNTDSSKVALVSDAIKKEEVVVVELLNYRKDGTPFWNALHLGPIYDETGKLLYYFGSQWDVSDVHAARADEQHAKALARELSHRIKNMFAVIGGLVTVTGRAKNFREEAAEINDRIRALGRAFETTLDEASLGSIELGDSIRSVLAPYDAEGTRIRFEGENFRVDPNIVSTVGLALHELATNAIKYGALNGPEGEVTVRWARDAETEGLDLNWIETGGPAVVQPEEEKGSGMGIIDNLLSFVGGNLERTWDPKGFSARIEIPSLR
- a CDS encoding response regulator; its protein translation is MTMNISENIGPMQILVLEDEPLILMELALALEDEGAKPVTATNAKAALEAIASHDISAAILDVNLGRGSTCECVAERLAERQIPFLLHSGDLVRQGELIERIEAEVIPKPASSNRVAGRAVALAKEKKPA
- the pth gene encoding aminoacyl-tRNA hydrolase yields the protein MRLFVGLGNPGAKYSQNRHNIGFMAIDRIAEDHGFAPFRSKFQGSLSEGRLGTEKVLLLKPETFMNLSGQSVGEALRFHKIDVADIVVFHDEIDLAPGKLKAKAGGGHAGHNGLRSIHSHIGPDYARIRMGVGHPGHKDAVPGYVLRDFPKSDLDWLDDVLRGISDGADALARNETSTFLNAVAQRTAPSRSSTGTKGPSSPHRQPDAEPAAEPDTRNPLQKLVDRFS
- a CDS encoding DUF2237 domain-containing protein; this encodes MEKDISINVLGTELKTCSNDPLTGFFRDGHCNTCAADHGSHTVCAIVTAEFLAFSKYLGNDLSTPRPEFDFAGLVDGDRWCLCAARFLQAVEEGCAPKIDLEATHLRATEIVDLEILQRHAIR
- a CDS encoding DUF4893 domain-containing protein produces the protein MRSASFVVFCLWATSVSAAPEIIAGDLDRLARYDEAAGRAILDALARGDAEDVDALSAALADRPLAPEPAGDWRCRTIKAGGRTGLAVFAQFDCRITLIGPTEWRFEKLTGSERSLGTIAFHEGQAIYRGVGFSGDAPALPYEAFDTDPNLTSDTIPQIAVFEQTGPDEARLTFPYPNGDSAFDVLHLTR